Within Terriglobia bacterium, the genomic segment TATGCCGGCTTTGGCTCCGCCGCCGAAACCAACAAACGCTTCAAATACCTTCTGCAGAATGGCCAGACCGGACTCTCGGTTGCATTCGATCTGCCCACGCAACTCGGCATGGATTCGGATCACCCATTGGCCGCCGGCGAGGCCGGCAAAGTTGGCGTTGCGATCGACACGCTAATCGATATGGAGACGGTGTTTGACGGCATTCCGCTCGATCGCGTTTCAACGTCCATGACGATCAACGCCACCGCGGCAATCCTTCTGGCAATGTACGTGGCGGTGGCGAAGAAACAGGGAGTCGCCGCGAAACTCATCAACGGCACGACGCAAAACGACATTCTCAAGGAATACATTGCTCGCGGTCTCTACATCTATCCGCCGAAGTTCTCGCTGCGTCTGATCACCGACATTTTCGAGTATTGCCAGCGCGAGGCCCCGAACTGGAACACGATTTCCATCAGCGGATACCACATCCGTGAGGCGGGCGCCACCGCGGTGCAGGAACTCGCTTTCACCTTCGGCAATGCCATCACGTATGTGCAGGCTGCGATCGATCGCGGTCTGGAAATCGACTCTTTCGCGCCACGCATTTCGTTTTTCTTCGATACCCATAACGATTTTCTCGAGGAGATCGCGAAGTTTCGCGCGGCGCGCCGGATGTGGGCGAAGATCATGCGCGACCGGTTTCATGCGGAGAATCCCAAGTCCTGGATGCTTCGATTTCACGCTCAAACCGCCGGGTCGTCGCTGACCGCGCAGCAGCCCGACAACAATATCGTTCGCGTTGCGATCCAGGCTCTGGCCGCGGTTCTCGGAGGCGCGCAGTCCCTTCATACGAATGCGAAAGACGAAGCTCTCGCCATACCGACAGCGGACGCGGCGCGTCTCGCTTTGCGGACGCAGCAGATCCTTGCGTATGAATCGGGCGTTACAAACACCGTAGATCCGGTGGCCGGCTCGTACGCGATCGAAGCGCTGACGGACCGGATCGAAGAAGAAGTAAGCGGGCAATTGGGCCGTATCGAGAATCTCGGCGGCATGCTGGGCGCGATCGAGAACGGATGGGT encodes:
- a CDS encoding methylmalonyl-CoA mutase family protein, which gives rise to MDPVYRPSNWRASDPGSPGEFPYTRGIQQTMYRGRLWTMRQYAGFGSAAETNKRFKYLLQNGQTGLSVAFDLPTQLGMDSDHPLAAGEAGKVGVAIDTLIDMETVFDGIPLDRVSTSMTINATAAILLAMYVAVAKKQGVAAKLINGTTQNDILKEYIARGLYIYPPKFSLRLITDIFEYCQREAPNWNTISISGYHIREAGATAVQELAFTFGNAITYVQAAIDRGLEIDSFAPRISFFFDTHNDFLEEIAKFRAARRMWAKIMRDRFHAENPKSWMLRFHAQTAGSSLTAQQPDNNIVRVAIQALAAVLGGAQSLHTNAKDEALAIPTADAARLALRTQQILAYESGVTNTVDPVAGSYAIEALTDRIEEEVSGQLGRIENLGGMLGAIENGWVQAQIHESAYKYQRSIESRERIIVGVNEYRSDEEQKVPIHRSDPAAEAAQAARLAHVRSSRDGALVTAAIGRLEAAASGAGNLMPYILDAVEAYATVGEISDAFRRVHGEYQEGWTA